A segment of the Spirochaetaceae bacterium genome:
CGGCATGCTGAAAAGGTATATCAAAGTAAGGTAAAAAGCGGCTATCGTTAGCTATTAGTTCTAAAATTTCCAGCGGGAATAAATCGGGGTGTAAATATAATAACCTCGCATAAAAAGTTTTATCTATTTTAGATAATTCTTTTAATAGCTGATATAAACTTTGCCCCTTATCAAAGCCGTAGCTGGCTAAATCTTGGGCTATTAAGTTAATCTCCTTAACACCGTCTTCCAATAAAAAATTAAATTCATTAATAATTTCTGCGCTGTTTCGGCTAATTAAAGGGCCTTTAATTAAAGGAATAGCGCAGTAGCGGCAACCATTATTACAGCCTTCGGCAATTTTTAAATAGGCACTGCCGTTAAATGAAAAACGTTCTTTACGCTTTAGTGGGCCGGCAGCGGCCTTTATTATTGGGTTACCCTGTAATTGCTCAACAAAGCTGCCCACAACTTCGGGCTTACCGGCATAAAGACCATCGGCCTCTGTCAATAGTTCTTTTAATTCATCACCATAACGTTCGGCCATACAACCGGCAAAAACAATTTTAGCCTTGTAATTATTTTTAGCGCTAAAAAAATGTTGGATAGCCTCTTTTTTAGCGCTCTCCACAAAACCGCAGCTATTAACAATAATCACATCGGCATCGGCTGCTTCGCTAAGCCGATAACCGGCCTCACTAAGCGAAGCTACCATTATTTCGGCGTTAACTTGATTTTTAGCACAGCCTAAATTATCTATATATATTTTTTTAAACGACATTATCTAAGACCAGTTCCCACATTCTGGTGTAACCATTAAAGAGCCATCTTAAATCTTTAACCACTATCTCGCCGGCCCGCCCTAAAGAGAGCTCGTTAAAACCAACTCTTAGGCTGGCCTGCTCGGCATCGCTTACCCAAAGGCGCATATTGTTGCGCATAGTACGCTGAAAACGGTCGCCATTTTGAAAAAAACGTTCGTTTTGCTCGTTGTTATCTAGTCTAAACCTAAAATAACTATAACCCCTAAAAGTAATAACGACATCTACCTGAATTGGGCTTACTACGCTTAAAATAGTTTGCCGCCCTAAGCTAGGGTTAATCGCTAAATTGACTGCACTATTAACCGGCATAACTTCGCCGGGTAAGCTGCTAACCGCAGCTACATCTAAACGCTCAAAACGCACACGCGCCGCCGTATTGTTTTGCAAGCCAATATCCAGTAAACTTACCATAAAATTAGCTCTGTCTGCCGAATTTAGGCTAAAAAACCTTTCGTTACCTAATTGCAGCTGGAAGGTATCCAAAAGCGTATCGTTACGGTAAAGCTCAAAAAGTAAACTGCTGCTGCTATAACGCATAAGGACAAAGCGGTAAGTTACATCTTCGCTAAAAGAAACTATTACTTCGTCATCTACAGAGAGCAGTTCATCGATAAAATTTTCTAATATAAAACTTTGCTTAGTAACCAATAAAGCATTTTGTCTGCGCTCTTCCTCTAATTGCGCACGCACTCTATTGCGCTCGGCAATTTGCGGCAAAGCCACAAAAATAAAACTGGCAACTAAAGTTAGTGCCGCTAAAAACATTAAAATTATTATAGGTAATTTACTTTTAGGTTTTTCCATTAGTAAATCCATAGGGGCTTGTTCTTCACCAAGTTTATGGTTACGATACAAAGCCAAAATGCGATTAGTATCTAACGATAAAAAATCGGCATAATTTTTTAAAAAAAGCTGCACATAGGTTTCGCTGTTAAAGGCCTCAAAATTATCGGCCTCTAAGGCTTGTAAATATCTTAGCGATATATTAGTTTCGGCGGCAGCCGTCTCTAAATCGATACCCAGTTTTTCGCGCGCTTCCTTTAAGCTTTCACCAACTTTTTTCATAAAAACAGTAACTCTACCCTTTTACATTGTAATAAAATAATTGAATAGTTAAAAACTGAAAATTATTAATTATTTAATATCTTTCACTTTTCACCTAATTAGTGGGAAACAAAAAATTAGTAAAGGTGGTTGGCTTATCGGTTTCGGGCAGTTCCAACACAAATAACGAAGCCGCAAGGCCGGTATTTAAATTAATATTACTATATTCAAAGATAATCCGCTCAAACAAACTGGTGGTGGCCTCTACCCTTACAATCAATAAGTTAGGAGTAATGGATAAATCGATAGTACGAAAACCTTCACTAAAAGTACGCCACTCCAGCCGTAATTTATGCACCATTATACTGCTACCCGGTACTAAAGGCTGCAAATTGGGAGTATTTATCCAGCTTACCGAATAATTTTCTTGCAAAATACGCAGGCCGGCGCCGGTCATTAAGCCGCCCAGCGCTACATCGCTGGCACCTAGCCGCTGCTCCATAATAGCCCCAAAACGCGGTAAATGCAACTGCAATAAATTATTATTAATAACTAAGGTTTGATTGGGCGGACTGGTATAATTAATACGCAAATTGTTAGGAGCCCTAAACAGCAACTGCCCCGTCTCTACACGGTTGGGCCACCTAATGGTAATATTGGCTGTATAGTCGTTAATGGTAGCGTAGCGTTCGCTAACCCTATTTAAAAAATCGCTGGCTGTTTGCGCCGTTTGGGCCTGAAGCCCGCTCGTTATTAATAGTAACAATAAAAAAACAGTAACTTTTTTCATAAACATTTTACCTCACTTATTTTAGTAAATTCCTCTAATTTATGGTTTGCTGCGCTACCGCTTGCAATGACACAAGCCTAAGCTACTCATTAAAAAGTTTTATTAAATCATCTACTCTGGCAAGCACCTCTGCCGTTCCCAATAAATAAATTGAAGGGAATAACGGCGGCGAGACGCTGCTACCGGTAACCGCTACACGCAGCGGTTGCAGTAACATATTAATTTTTATGCCCAGCTCATCGGCTAAAGCCCTAAAAGCGGCTTCGTTGGTGGCCTCATCTTTACCGGCAAAATCTTCAATTAACGGACGCGCCGCCTGTAAAGCCTTTAAAGTGGTGGCTTTATCGCTCTTTTTAGCGATAGCTTCCTCTATATTATAGCTAGCCGGTCTGGCAAAGAAAAACTTAACTAAAGCCGGCGCCTCACTTAATAAAGTAAGCCTTTCTTTAATTAACGGCATAATTTTATCTAATAATTTTTCGGTTTGGCTATCGGGTTGGTTAGTTATTAAGCCGGCCGCTACTAAAAAAGGCTTTAACAAAGTTTTTAACTCGTCATCACTTAATTTACGCATATATTGGCCGTTAAACCATTCCAATTTTTTATAATCAAACACCGCCGGAGCTTTGTTAATACGCTCCATTGTAAAAAATTGGCACAGCTCGTCCATTGTAAAAAACTCGCGGCTGTCATCGTAACTCCAGCCCAATAGGCTGATGTAATTAATAATAGCCTGCGGTAGGTAGCCTTTAGCAACAAACTCGCGCACCGATGTTGCCCCATGCCGTTTGCTTAACTTATGGTTATCGTTACCCATTACCATCGGCAGATGGCAAAGTTTGGGCATCTGCCAGCCAAAGGCCTCGTATAATAATTTATGAAAAGGTGCGCTGGGTATCCACTCCTGCGCCCGCATAATGTGGGTAATGGCCATTGCGTGGTCATCGATAACATTGGCCAAATGATAAGTAGGAAAGCCATCACTTTTGAGCAAGACAGGATCTGGTGAAATATCTTTCCCTACGTAACTAAAATCGCCCATCACCTCATCGTGTACCGTTACGGTAACCTCGAGGGGGATTAACAACCGAACCACCGGCGTTATACCATCGGCTTTCGCTTGGGCAATTTCTTCGGCAGTAAGGTCGCGGCAGTGGCGGTCGTAACCCGGCGCCATACCGTTGGCCTCTTGGATTTTGCGAATGCGCTCTAACCTAGCAGGAGTACAATAACAATAGTACGCTTTGCCTTTTTCCACCAGCTCTTTGGCATGTTTTTGATATAAATCGAGCCGCTGGCTTTGAATATAAGGGCCATAGCCGCCATCTTTATTGGGGCCTTCATCGTAGTTAATGCCCAGCCAATTTAGGGTGGCATATAAATCGTCTATCGCTTCGGGAAAGGTACGTTCTTGGTCGGTATCTTCAAGCCTAATAATAA
Coding sequences within it:
- the gltX gene encoding glutamate--tRNA ligase produces the protein MTVRVRYAPSPTGYQHIGGARTALFNYFFARANGGKFIIRLEDTDQERTFPEAIDDLYATLNWLGINYDEGPNKDGGYGPYIQSQRLDLYQKHAKELVEKGKAYYCYCTPARLERIRKIQEANGMAPGYDRHCRDLTAEEIAQAKADGITPVVRLLIPLEVTVTVHDEVMGDFSYVGKDISPDPVLLKSDGFPTYHLANVIDDHAMAITHIMRAQEWIPSAPFHKLLYEAFGWQMPKLCHLPMVMGNDNHKLSKRHGATSVREFVAKGYLPQAIINYISLLGWSYDDSREFFTMDELCQFFTMERINKAPAVFDYKKLEWFNGQYMRKLSDDELKTLLKPFLVAAGLITNQPDSQTEKLLDKIMPLIKERLTLLSEAPALVKFFFARPASYNIEEAIAKKSDKATTLKALQAARPLIEDFAGKDEATNEAAFRALADELGIKINMLLQPLRVAVTGSSVSPPLFPSIYLLGTAEVLARVDDLIKLFNE
- a CDS encoding helix-turn-helix domain-containing protein gives rise to the protein MKKVGESLKEAREKLGIDLETAAAETNISLRYLQALEADNFEAFNSETYVQLFLKNYADFLSLDTNRILALYRNHKLGEEQAPMDLLMEKPKSKLPIIILMFLAALTLVASFIFVALPQIAERNRVRAQLEEERRQNALLVTKQSFILENFIDELLSVDDEVIVSFSEDVTYRFVLMRYSSSSLLFELYRNDTLLDTFQLQLGNERFFSLNSADRANFMVSLLDIGLQNNTAARVRFERLDVAAVSSLPGEVMPVNSAVNLAINPSLGRQTILSVVSPIQVDVVITFRGYSYFRFRLDNNEQNERFFQNGDRFQRTMRNNMRLWVSDAEQASLRVGFNELSLGRAGEIVVKDLRWLFNGYTRMWELVLDNVV
- a CDS encoding 30S ribosomal protein S12 methylthiotransferase RimO; translated protein: MSFKKIYIDNLGCAKNQVNAEIMVASLSEAGYRLSEAADADVIIVNSCGFVESAKKEAIQHFFSAKNNYKAKIVFAGCMAERYGDELKELLTEADGLYAGKPEVVGSFVEQLQGNPIIKAAAGPLKRKERFSFNGSAYLKIAEGCNNGCRYCAIPLIKGPLISRNSAEIINEFNFLLEDGVKEINLIAQDLASYGFDKGQSLYQLLKELSKIDKTFYARLLYLHPDLFPLEILELIANDSRFLPYFDIPFQHA